The Candidatus Methylomirabilota bacterium genome includes the window ACCCGTATGGCAACACCACGGAGATCGAGCTATCCAAACAGAAGGTCAACAGCGGTCTAAAAGACGAGCTGTTTCAATTCTCGCCCCCGCCGGGGACGGATGTCGTGGCCCCTTTAAAGCCTCTCGTTCCATAAGCCAAAAGGAGATTGCACGTGTCTAACGAAGCGTCCTTCGATATCAGCTCGACGGTTGATCTGCAGGAGGTAGACAACGCCGTCCAGCAGGCCATGAAAGAGATCCAGCAGCGGTTCGATTTCAAGGGGACAGCCTGTCGCGTCACGCGGGATGAGCAGGGCCTTCTACTCTACGCTGACGACACCTACAAGCTCAAGGCCGTGGTCGATCTGCTGGAGGCGAAGCTGGTACGGCGAAAGGTATCTCTGAAGGCCCTTGTTTATGAAACCCCTGAGCCGGCAGCGAAAGGGACCGTTCGACAGCGGACAACGCTGCAGCAGGGAATCTCCGCCGACAAAGCTAAAGAGATCGTCAAGGTAATCAAGGGGCTTGGTTTGAAGGTTGCTACGC containing:
- a CDS encoding YajQ family cyclic di-GMP-binding protein, translating into MSNEASFDISSTVDLQEVDNAVQQAMKEIQQRFDFKGTACRVTRDEQGLLLYADDTYKLKAVVDLLEAKLVRRKVSLKALVYETPEPAAKGTVRQRTTLQQGISADKAKEIVKVIKGLGLKVATQIQGDQIRVSAKSKDDLQAVMQALRVRDLDIDLQFGNYR